From a region of the Zingiber officinale cultivar Zhangliang chromosome 4B, Zo_v1.1, whole genome shotgun sequence genome:
- the LOC121977070 gene encoding alpha-1,3-arabinosyltransferase XAT2-like isoform X4: MGYEKNKAHNLMSLIEARKLGLALLAGCCVVIFTYFISMSDTTGNRQPYASYTVREDAVAETQIIQQTLGKETEDLSETNANAPADDETVGDQKREEPICDVVNPRSEFCDIVGDVRVQGGGNSSAVTLVSPRRGESRWQVLPYVRKHMRNIARVSVLATADPLAAPRCTSVRNVPAIVFALGGFTGNYYHDFTDLLLPIFLTAREFDGEVQFLVTNIQPWWLLKYRPLFRRLTRYDIVDLDGAAGAGQVFCHPRVMVGLRFHDDLVIDPPRAPRGLAMRDFTGFLRDAYGLPRGRAERAPRPRLLLVARNRTRRFVNLPEIAAAAERVGFEVVRGDAKFGDVAAFAGVVNSCDVMVGVHGAGLTNFLFLPERAVLVQVVPCCGLEVMAAHTFKRPAEDAGVRYLEYSIAVEESTLLEEYPREHPVFTEPESVHRRGFYEMAEIYLGKQNVRLDVDRFRPVFLRAMALLHDQ; the protein is encoded by the exons ATGGGGTACGAGAAGAACAAGGCTCACAACTTGATGAGCCTGATCGAAGCAAGAAAGCTGGGCTTGGCTCTGCTTGCCGGATGCTGCGTGGTCATCTTCACCTACTTCATCTCCATGTCTGATACCACAG GGAACCGGCAACCATATGCGTCCTACACTGTGCGAGAAGACGCAGTTGCTGAAACCCAAATTATTCAACAGACTCTCG GGAAAGAGACGGAGGATCTGTCAGAAACCAACGCGAATGCTCCTGCTGATGATGAAACGGTTGGTGATCAGAAGAGAGAGGAGCCAATCTGCGACGTCGTGAACCCGCGATCGGAGTTCTGCGACATCGTCGGCGACGTCCGCGTCCAAGGCGGTGGGAACTCCTCCGCTGTCACGCTGGTCTCTCCTCGCCGTGGTGAGTCCCGGTGGCAGGTCCTCCCCTACGTCCGCAAGCACATGCGGAACATCGCCAGGGTGTCTGTTCTCGCCACCGCTGACCCCCTCGCCGCTCCCCGGTGCACCAGCGTTCGGAACGTCCCCGCCATAGTCTTCGCCCTCGGCGGCTTCACCGGGAACTACTACCACGACTTCACCGACCTGCTGCTCCCGATCTTCCTCACCGCGCGCGAGTTCGACGGCGAGGTCCAGTTCCTGGTCACCAATATCCAGCCGTGGTGGCTCCTCAAGTACCGCCCGCTCTTCCGCCGCCTGACGCGCTACGACATCGTTGACCTTGACGGCGCCGCCGGCGCCGGCCAGGTGTTTTGCCACCCCCGCGTCATGGTCGGCCTTCGCTTCCACGACGACCTCGTCATAGACCCGCCGCGTGCGCCGCGGGGGCTCGCCATGCGCGACTTCACCGGGTTCCTCCGCGACGCCTACGGGCTGCCACGCGGGCGCGCGGAGCGCGCGCCGAGGCCGAGGCTCCTCCTGGTGGCGCGCAATCGGACGCGGCGGTTCGTCAACTTGCCGGAGATCGCGGCGGCGGCGGAAAGGGTTGGGTTCGAGGTGGTTCGGGGGGACGCGAAGTTCGGGGATGTGGCGGCCTTCGCCGGCGTGGTGAACTCCTGCGACGTGATGGTGGGCGTGCACGGCGCCGGGCTCACCAACTTCCTATTCCTGCCTGAGAGGGCGGTGCTGGTGCAGGTGGTCCCTTGCTGCGGTTTGGAGGTGATGGCGGCGCACACCTTCAAGCGACCGGCGGAGGACGCCGGCGTGCGGTACTTGGAGTACAGCATCGCGGTGGAGGAGAGCACGCTGCTGGAGGAGTACCCGAGGGAGCACCCGGTGTTCACGGAGCCGGAGTCGGTGCACCGCCGGGGATTCTACGAGATGGCGGAAATTTACTTGGGAAAGCAGAACGTGAGGCTCGACGTCGACAGGTTCCGGCCTGTCTTTCTCAGAGCCATGGCGCTCCTTCACGACCAGTAG
- the LOC121977070 gene encoding alpha-1,3-arabinosyltransferase XAT2-like isoform X3 encodes MGYEKNKAHNLMSLIEARKLGLALLAGCCVVIFTYFISMSDTTGNRQPYASYTVREDAVAETQIIQQTLEIAGKETEDLSETNANAPADDETVGDQKREEPICDVVNPRSEFCDIVGDVRVQGGGNSSAVTLVSPRRGESRWQVLPYVRKHMRNIARVSVLATADPLAAPRCTSVRNVPAIVFALGGFTGNYYHDFTDLLLPIFLTAREFDGEVQFLVTNIQPWWLLKYRPLFRRLTRYDIVDLDGAAGAGQVFCHPRVMVGLRFHDDLVIDPPRAPRGLAMRDFTGFLRDAYGLPRGRAERAPRPRLLLVARNRTRRFVNLPEIAAAAERVGFEVVRGDAKFGDVAAFAGVVNSCDVMVGVHGAGLTNFLFLPERAVLVQVVPCCGLEVMAAHTFKRPAEDAGVRYLEYSIAVEESTLLEEYPREHPVFTEPESVHRRGFYEMAEIYLGKQNVRLDVDRFRPVFLRAMALLHDQ; translated from the exons ATGGGGTACGAGAAGAACAAGGCTCACAACTTGATGAGCCTGATCGAAGCAAGAAAGCTGGGCTTGGCTCTGCTTGCCGGATGCTGCGTGGTCATCTTCACCTACTTCATCTCCATGTCTGATACCACAG GGAACCGGCAACCATATGCGTCCTACACTGTGCGAGAAGACGCAGTTGCTGAAACCCAAATTATTCAACAGACTCTCG AAATTGCAGGGAAAGAGACGGAGGATCTGTCAGAAACCAACGCGAATGCTCCTGCTGATGATGAAACGGTTGGTGATCAGAAGAGAGAGGAGCCAATCTGCGACGTCGTGAACCCGCGATCGGAGTTCTGCGACATCGTCGGCGACGTCCGCGTCCAAGGCGGTGGGAACTCCTCCGCTGTCACGCTGGTCTCTCCTCGCCGTGGTGAGTCCCGGTGGCAGGTCCTCCCCTACGTCCGCAAGCACATGCGGAACATCGCCAGGGTGTCTGTTCTCGCCACCGCTGACCCCCTCGCCGCTCCCCGGTGCACCAGCGTTCGGAACGTCCCCGCCATAGTCTTCGCCCTCGGCGGCTTCACCGGGAACTACTACCACGACTTCACCGACCTGCTGCTCCCGATCTTCCTCACCGCGCGCGAGTTCGACGGCGAGGTCCAGTTCCTGGTCACCAATATCCAGCCGTGGTGGCTCCTCAAGTACCGCCCGCTCTTCCGCCGCCTGACGCGCTACGACATCGTTGACCTTGACGGCGCCGCCGGCGCCGGCCAGGTGTTTTGCCACCCCCGCGTCATGGTCGGCCTTCGCTTCCACGACGACCTCGTCATAGACCCGCCGCGTGCGCCGCGGGGGCTCGCCATGCGCGACTTCACCGGGTTCCTCCGCGACGCCTACGGGCTGCCACGCGGGCGCGCGGAGCGCGCGCCGAGGCCGAGGCTCCTCCTGGTGGCGCGCAATCGGACGCGGCGGTTCGTCAACTTGCCGGAGATCGCGGCGGCGGCGGAAAGGGTTGGGTTCGAGGTGGTTCGGGGGGACGCGAAGTTCGGGGATGTGGCGGCCTTCGCCGGCGTGGTGAACTCCTGCGACGTGATGGTGGGCGTGCACGGCGCCGGGCTCACCAACTTCCTATTCCTGCCTGAGAGGGCGGTGCTGGTGCAGGTGGTCCCTTGCTGCGGTTTGGAGGTGATGGCGGCGCACACCTTCAAGCGACCGGCGGAGGACGCCGGCGTGCGGTACTTGGAGTACAGCATCGCGGTGGAGGAGAGCACGCTGCTGGAGGAGTACCCGAGGGAGCACCCGGTGTTCACGGAGCCGGAGTCGGTGCACCGCCGGGGATTCTACGAGATGGCGGAAATTTACTTGGGAAAGCAGAACGTGAGGCTCGACGTCGACAGGTTCCGGCCTGTCTTTCTCAGAGCCATGGCGCTCCTTCACGACCAGTAG
- the LOC121977070 gene encoding alpha-1,3-arabinosyltransferase XAT2-like isoform X2, with protein sequence MGYEKNKAHNLMSLIEARKLGLALLAGCCVVIFTYFISMSDTTVCFLSAGNRQPYASYTVREDAVAETQIIQQTLGKETEDLSETNANAPADDETVGDQKREEPICDVVNPRSEFCDIVGDVRVQGGGNSSAVTLVSPRRGESRWQVLPYVRKHMRNIARVSVLATADPLAAPRCTSVRNVPAIVFALGGFTGNYYHDFTDLLLPIFLTAREFDGEVQFLVTNIQPWWLLKYRPLFRRLTRYDIVDLDGAAGAGQVFCHPRVMVGLRFHDDLVIDPPRAPRGLAMRDFTGFLRDAYGLPRGRAERAPRPRLLLVARNRTRRFVNLPEIAAAAERVGFEVVRGDAKFGDVAAFAGVVNSCDVMVGVHGAGLTNFLFLPERAVLVQVVPCCGLEVMAAHTFKRPAEDAGVRYLEYSIAVEESTLLEEYPREHPVFTEPESVHRRGFYEMAEIYLGKQNVRLDVDRFRPVFLRAMALLHDQ encoded by the exons ATGGGGTACGAGAAGAACAAGGCTCACAACTTGATGAGCCTGATCGAAGCAAGAAAGCTGGGCTTGGCTCTGCTTGCCGGATGCTGCGTGGTCATCTTCACCTACTTCATCTCCATGTCTGATACCACAG TATGCTTTTTGTCTGCAGGGAACCGGCAACCATATGCGTCCTACACTGTGCGAGAAGACGCAGTTGCTGAAACCCAAATTATTCAACAGACTCTCG GGAAAGAGACGGAGGATCTGTCAGAAACCAACGCGAATGCTCCTGCTGATGATGAAACGGTTGGTGATCAGAAGAGAGAGGAGCCAATCTGCGACGTCGTGAACCCGCGATCGGAGTTCTGCGACATCGTCGGCGACGTCCGCGTCCAAGGCGGTGGGAACTCCTCCGCTGTCACGCTGGTCTCTCCTCGCCGTGGTGAGTCCCGGTGGCAGGTCCTCCCCTACGTCCGCAAGCACATGCGGAACATCGCCAGGGTGTCTGTTCTCGCCACCGCTGACCCCCTCGCCGCTCCCCGGTGCACCAGCGTTCGGAACGTCCCCGCCATAGTCTTCGCCCTCGGCGGCTTCACCGGGAACTACTACCACGACTTCACCGACCTGCTGCTCCCGATCTTCCTCACCGCGCGCGAGTTCGACGGCGAGGTCCAGTTCCTGGTCACCAATATCCAGCCGTGGTGGCTCCTCAAGTACCGCCCGCTCTTCCGCCGCCTGACGCGCTACGACATCGTTGACCTTGACGGCGCCGCCGGCGCCGGCCAGGTGTTTTGCCACCCCCGCGTCATGGTCGGCCTTCGCTTCCACGACGACCTCGTCATAGACCCGCCGCGTGCGCCGCGGGGGCTCGCCATGCGCGACTTCACCGGGTTCCTCCGCGACGCCTACGGGCTGCCACGCGGGCGCGCGGAGCGCGCGCCGAGGCCGAGGCTCCTCCTGGTGGCGCGCAATCGGACGCGGCGGTTCGTCAACTTGCCGGAGATCGCGGCGGCGGCGGAAAGGGTTGGGTTCGAGGTGGTTCGGGGGGACGCGAAGTTCGGGGATGTGGCGGCCTTCGCCGGCGTGGTGAACTCCTGCGACGTGATGGTGGGCGTGCACGGCGCCGGGCTCACCAACTTCCTATTCCTGCCTGAGAGGGCGGTGCTGGTGCAGGTGGTCCCTTGCTGCGGTTTGGAGGTGATGGCGGCGCACACCTTCAAGCGACCGGCGGAGGACGCCGGCGTGCGGTACTTGGAGTACAGCATCGCGGTGGAGGAGAGCACGCTGCTGGAGGAGTACCCGAGGGAGCACCCGGTGTTCACGGAGCCGGAGTCGGTGCACCGCCGGGGATTCTACGAGATGGCGGAAATTTACTTGGGAAAGCAGAACGTGAGGCTCGACGTCGACAGGTTCCGGCCTGTCTTTCTCAGAGCCATGGCGCTCCTTCACGACCAGTAG
- the LOC121977070 gene encoding beta-1,2-xylosyltransferase XYXT1-like isoform X1, which translates to MGYEKNKAHNLMSLIEARKLGLALLAGCCVVIFTYFISMSDTTVCFLSAGNRQPYASYTVREDAVAETQIIQQTLEIAGKETEDLSETNANAPADDETVGDQKREEPICDVVNPRSEFCDIVGDVRVQGGGNSSAVTLVSPRRGESRWQVLPYVRKHMRNIARVSVLATADPLAAPRCTSVRNVPAIVFALGGFTGNYYHDFTDLLLPIFLTAREFDGEVQFLVTNIQPWWLLKYRPLFRRLTRYDIVDLDGAAGAGQVFCHPRVMVGLRFHDDLVIDPPRAPRGLAMRDFTGFLRDAYGLPRGRAERAPRPRLLLVARNRTRRFVNLPEIAAAAERVGFEVVRGDAKFGDVAAFAGVVNSCDVMVGVHGAGLTNFLFLPERAVLVQVVPCCGLEVMAAHTFKRPAEDAGVRYLEYSIAVEESTLLEEYPREHPVFTEPESVHRRGFYEMAEIYLGKQNVRLDVDRFRPVFLRAMALLHDQ; encoded by the exons ATGGGGTACGAGAAGAACAAGGCTCACAACTTGATGAGCCTGATCGAAGCAAGAAAGCTGGGCTTGGCTCTGCTTGCCGGATGCTGCGTGGTCATCTTCACCTACTTCATCTCCATGTCTGATACCACAG TATGCTTTTTGTCTGCAGGGAACCGGCAACCATATGCGTCCTACACTGTGCGAGAAGACGCAGTTGCTGAAACCCAAATTATTCAACAGACTCTCG AAATTGCAGGGAAAGAGACGGAGGATCTGTCAGAAACCAACGCGAATGCTCCTGCTGATGATGAAACGGTTGGTGATCAGAAGAGAGAGGAGCCAATCTGCGACGTCGTGAACCCGCGATCGGAGTTCTGCGACATCGTCGGCGACGTCCGCGTCCAAGGCGGTGGGAACTCCTCCGCTGTCACGCTGGTCTCTCCTCGCCGTGGTGAGTCCCGGTGGCAGGTCCTCCCCTACGTCCGCAAGCACATGCGGAACATCGCCAGGGTGTCTGTTCTCGCCACCGCTGACCCCCTCGCCGCTCCCCGGTGCACCAGCGTTCGGAACGTCCCCGCCATAGTCTTCGCCCTCGGCGGCTTCACCGGGAACTACTACCACGACTTCACCGACCTGCTGCTCCCGATCTTCCTCACCGCGCGCGAGTTCGACGGCGAGGTCCAGTTCCTGGTCACCAATATCCAGCCGTGGTGGCTCCTCAAGTACCGCCCGCTCTTCCGCCGCCTGACGCGCTACGACATCGTTGACCTTGACGGCGCCGCCGGCGCCGGCCAGGTGTTTTGCCACCCCCGCGTCATGGTCGGCCTTCGCTTCCACGACGACCTCGTCATAGACCCGCCGCGTGCGCCGCGGGGGCTCGCCATGCGCGACTTCACCGGGTTCCTCCGCGACGCCTACGGGCTGCCACGCGGGCGCGCGGAGCGCGCGCCGAGGCCGAGGCTCCTCCTGGTGGCGCGCAATCGGACGCGGCGGTTCGTCAACTTGCCGGAGATCGCGGCGGCGGCGGAAAGGGTTGGGTTCGAGGTGGTTCGGGGGGACGCGAAGTTCGGGGATGTGGCGGCCTTCGCCGGCGTGGTGAACTCCTGCGACGTGATGGTGGGCGTGCACGGCGCCGGGCTCACCAACTTCCTATTCCTGCCTGAGAGGGCGGTGCTGGTGCAGGTGGTCCCTTGCTGCGGTTTGGAGGTGATGGCGGCGCACACCTTCAAGCGACCGGCGGAGGACGCCGGCGTGCGGTACTTGGAGTACAGCATCGCGGTGGAGGAGAGCACGCTGCTGGAGGAGTACCCGAGGGAGCACCCGGTGTTCACGGAGCCGGAGTCGGTGCACCGCCGGGGATTCTACGAGATGGCGGAAATTTACTTGGGAAAGCAGAACGTGAGGCTCGACGTCGACAGGTTCCGGCCTGTCTTTCTCAGAGCCATGGCGCTCCTTCACGACCAGTAG